TCCGTCTCCGTTGCAGCCACGAGCACCCTGGCGTGGTCCCCCCACGGCGGCTGCGCTGTGCTGGTCGACGACGCGTCCGTCATCAACGACGACTCCCACCTGGGCCAGGCCGCGTCCAGAGGTAACCCGCAGCGCCGCCACCGGGGTCATCGCGGTCGCCAGGGGGCTTCCCAGTGGCGTCCTCATGGCCCTGCCCTCGTGTATGAGGTCCTGGGGGAGATGCCCTGGCCGCCCGAGGACCCCCCCggctcgccctccccctcccggccCCTGCAGAGTCGCCGCATGCGTAGGAGTGTTTCGCATGATGAGTTAGAGTCCcagccttcccccccaccccccagcatgGACCTggactcaccccctcccctcgctccttcctccccctcctccccccctcctccctcctcctcctcctcctctgctcctccctccccctcccctgtactCACCCCCGGCAACCAGCCTCACAGCACGACCCTGACTCACTCTCTTCCCGATGCCTCCCCCCCCGCTGACTCACCCCCCTCGTCTACTAACTTCCGTGACTCACATGAATCCCCGACATTTGCCGACTCAAATCCCgacgtctccccctccctcccctccccagactCCCCCCCggactccccctcccacacagaTTTTCCTCCTTCAGATCGCGAAGCCAATCGGCACGAGGAGGCCCCCAcctcctccgccgcctcctcctcctcctcctcgctctcctcccccctccacgtcCCCCTCGCACCCCCTGACCCCCTGACCCCGAGCATggctgggggggggcgggggcggggggcgaaGGAGAACAAGCAGGAGATGATCGCGTGCAATCCTCGGGATCTGAGAGAAGGCCCGAGGAGCAGCTTCCGCACGCAGTCCCCGGATTAGTTAAAGTGGAATTCGTCTCGAGGGAAGCGGGCGGCGTCGAGCACAAAGCATCGCCGCTGTCCGAACCCGCCGTCGAGATAGCCGCAGCATCTGGCGTCTCCGGGTCTGGCGGCGTGATAGCCCCGTCGGCGGAAGTCGGGGCGCCTCGGGAGGTCTATGCGCCTGTGATTGATGTCGTCGAGTATTCTGACGCGGGCGGCGACGACGACTTCCAGCCCAGGGGCGTGATGGTCAGCTTGGAGGACTACCCGGCCGATGGCCCGCTCGTCGGCGGTGACGAAGAGGAGGACGTCGCGTACGTTATCGAGGGTGACGGCGACGAGGCAGCGAACAAGACTGACGGCGAGAAGGACGGCGTCGTCGAGGCTCAGCCCGACTACATCTACGACCACAAGCCCGAGGACGACTACGAGAACATCGTGGAGTATGAGCaggagaagcgagaggaggagaacgGGACGCTGTCGGAgagcagcgaggccccggccacGGGAATCCCGCTCGCCTACGAGGCCATCCCGAGCGCGCTGCTGGCGACGGCGGCCGAGAAGAAGGCGCCGGGCGACCGCCTCCCCGTGCCCCTGGACGACTTCGACCCAGCAGACATCGTCGTGGAAGGCGACGCCATGGCAGGGGATGACCTCTTGGACAGAATGGTAGGAGACGACTCCTTCGCAGCATATGACCTCATGGACAGAATGGTGGGCGACGACCCCTCGGTTTACGCCGCCAACGGGAAGCCGAAACGCAAGCTGTTCCGGTCGTGGATGGCCGCCTTCCCCACGCTGGAGCCTCCTGCCGGCGGCGCGGAGGGCGCGGACGAGAAGGACGGCGAGGGGAAGCAGGCCCCCACCGCGCCTGCCCCCGCCCTGACCTCGACCGCCGAGCCCGTGATTGGCAAGTCCTTGATCTGGCGCCGGCCAATGGCGCCGTCCGTGGACACGTGGTTCTCGCGTTACGGGCGCAGCAGCGCGGCGAGTCGAGACGCCGACGCCAACGACCCGGCCTCGGGCGACTTCGAGGACGAGCTGCAAATGAGGATCACCAGGAGGTCGGGCGGTCGGGGGTCCGTGCAGTGGACGTCCTTCGACCCGAGGGACCCCAACGGAGGCCCCATACCCCAGTCCGACCCCAGCCACTTCCCGTCCAAGATCCTGGAGTCGCTGGGCGTGACGCAGCGCACCCGGGACTCGCGCAACCCCGAGCCCAAGCTGGCCAAGGAGCTGTTCCCCCACATCTTCGAGTACGACCTCGACGACCACGACGACTACTACTACGACGAGCCCGTGTACTACTACGACGACGCCACCGAGCACGACAAGCGCTACCGGAAGGCCAAGGACAGGAATCTGGACGACGCGAACGACGAGGACGACTCCGCCGACGTCATCCTCGACGACGACCTCGGGGAAGCGCGACCTGGCTACCGCGACCCCAAGAGCATCGTGACGCTGAGGCCCGCCCCGGTCAGGTCGCAGCTGCGCCCCACCGGCGCCCCCGTCAGCGCCACGCAGTACCCGCCAGGGCTGCGGGTCATGTCGCTCACCAAGGAGGAGTTCCACGTCGCGCTGCCGGAGCCGCGGGTGGAGACGCTGCGCGACGGGCGGCACGAGGTCGTCGAGATCGAGGTCGTCCCCCTCAGCTCGCGGGACGCACCTCGCTCCGCCTCGCCCTCCTTCAACTCGGGCCCCGACTACTCCCAGGCGCACCACACCAGGTATCAGACGACCACCACGACCACGACCACGACCACCACTCCAACCACGACGACAACGACGACAACGACGACGCCCCCTCCGCCACCCCCGCCGCCCCCAACGCGTCCCCCGACCGAATCGCCGCCCCCGACGAAGCCCCCGGCGAAATTCCTGCCGACGCGGCCCGCGCCGGAGCCGCGCCAGGTGCAGTTCGCCGTCGCGGCCGACTCGGCGTCCGTCCCGCGGAGCAAGCAGGGGAACATCCCCAAGTTCCTCATCCACAAGACGGAGGAACAGTACGACTACTTGCGGAGCGCGGGGGTCGTTCACTACCACCCCCTGACCAGCGCGCCGCTCGACGCCGCGGCGGCGCACCGCCCCCCGCCCGTGGTCATGACGTCAGACCAGCCCTACGCAGAGGCAGAACCCGACCGCAGGAACTACTACCGCGACGAGGCGGACGACCTGCCCAAGGCGGGCGCGGCGGCGGGCGGCGCCCACTCGCCCGCCGCCCACTCGCCCGCCGCCCACTCGCCCGCCGCCGCGCACAGGGCGTGGAGCCCGCAGCCGTCGCAGAGCGAGGCGAGCCGCGCCGAGGAGCAGCCCGCGAGCCACGACGCAGCCCACGACCCGAGCCCCATCCTCCCGGCGGCGCACGAGCTGCTCAGCGACATCGAGGTCATCCCGAGGGGCCGGTCCCTGCAGGCGGCGGCCGAGGCGGAGCAGCGCGCCCTCCGGTCGGCGCAGCACCACGACGCGTCCGTGCCGGAGGTGAGCCCCGCCCTGCACGCGTTCCCGCCGCCCGCCCGCAACTCCAAGCGCGTCACCGTCAACGTCACCATCGCCACGGAGGACGAGACTAAGGCCGAGGCGGGGCCGTCGGGCTCCAGCAAGCCGCTGTACGTGCTGTCCGTGTCCGTGCCGACGTCCAGCCAGGACCAGAAGGCCGACATCAACATCGTCAAGCCCGACAACCAGGAGCAGATCGCCACGCTCACCGTCAACGTCCGAGGCAACACGACCTACGACGACTCGAGGCAGCACGAGACGAGGCCCGAGGCGTTCCAGGCCGGCGTCCCCGAGAGGCTGGTGTCCCCCTCGGGCAGGGCGGGCCAGTGCCAGTGCCCGTGCCCCTGCAGTCCCGCCTCCAACAGCATCCCCATCCCTGCCTCCTTCCTCGCGAACGCCGGCAACAAGATCCAGGACCACACGCAGTACCGCAAGGACCCCGACTCACCCCCCACGACTCACGACCGTGACCCACGACCCCCcgactcctcctcccccgtcccacAGGGCTGTAGAGttgaccccaaccccccctccaccacagTCCCCCCCTTGTCCCCAGAGGTTCTTGAAGAACTTGAAGGTGAGACAGATCCCCTCAGGCATCTTCCGGCAAGATTGGAACCTGAACTAATAACGGAACTAATATCATGCTCCCGCACTAATCGTCGACGGGAATGATTGATGAAGGTGTCACGCCGCGATAGCGTATCTTTCGTCTACCTATTTCAGCGTCTGTTTATCTCTATCCCGATTTCTATCTCAATCTCCGTCTCCATCTCTGTTCCTACCGCTGTTTCTGTCTCCATCACTATTTCTATCTTAATCtctgtttctatttgtttattttcttttatcggcctatctatctgtctgagtatgtctgcctatctatctatctacctgtctatctatctatctacctgtctatctatctatctatctatttatatatctatctatttagctatctacctcccttttccttttactctctctctctctctctctcctctctctctctctctctctctctctctctctctctctctctctctctctctctctctctctctctatctatctatctatctatctatctatctatctatctttctccctctccctctccctctctctccctcttcctcttcatcttcatctccctctctctctccttctctccttttcctttctcctctacttctcttcccctttctccccctttcccctgttcctcctcctcctcctcctcttcttcttcttctttttctttttcctcctcttcttcctcctcttcctcctcctcctctcctcctcctcctcctcctcctcctcctcctcctcctcctcctcctcctccccccccccttcctcctcctcctcctcttctttttcttcttcttcttcttctgtctctcctcctcctcctcctaccctcctcctcctcctcctcctcctcctcctcctcctcctcctcccccccttcctcctcctccttctcctcctctttctcctcctcattccctcactcTCCGCTTTCTAAGAACCAATAACACCAATTAACTCAATCGAAATACAATCCGAGGTAGTCAGTTAATACAGAGTTAACAGGCGAAGATTATCAAAGGTTATTTTGATGTTGCTATGATTGCATTCACTTCGATTTGATTGCCATTTAACCCCAGAGCAGAAAATGTCATTTGGCTGATGTGAGAAACCTAAAAATATTTTCTGTggttttatctatgtgtgtgtgtgtgtgtgtttgtgtgtgtgtgtgtgtgtgtgtgtgtgtgtgtgtgtgtgtgtgtgtgtgtgtgttgtgtgtggtgtgtgtgtgtatgtgtgtgtgtgtgttgtatgtgtgtgcgtgtgtgtgtatgtgtgtgtgtgtgtgtgtgtgtgtgtgtgtgtgtgtgtgtatgtatgtatgtatgtatgtatgtatgtatgtatgtgtatatgtatatgtatgtatgtatacacacatacacacacagatagatttgttttcttgtttacgtATTTATCTTTCTATGAATTTCAGTATTCacttatctgcctgtctatctattcatatgaaatgaattttgataatgaaataataatgcctTCATCAGTTATTCCCACAATGGACGCTAGAATTCAGGTTTGGTAAATTAACAGACATCGCACTGAAATAgaatgtttgtttctttcttattttattcaaacaatacctttttttttttttgcatgatattATGCTTTAAAATTCCTTATTTATTTTGGCTGTCCACCATTGCCGCCATTTTGTTTTTAGTTCAGcgttcctcttttgtttttgttttttcgtttttttctgattttttgacaataatatgtttttttctcctgagttaatacaaataaatagcttgaatgatatatgataactaagcattttctgtctgtcttgtttgtAACAGCATGGAAATCACACCTGTAGTTGATATTTTTATCTCGTTATTTACTGATGTATTTTAGATGTATTCTTAATATGGGCGACGCAGGGCCTTGTATCGTACGTTGTATAAAGATGTATTTATTTTAAGTATGTTGATTGCGATATGGTATTCCATATTATTGCGAAGATAAATAATGTTATTTCCTGTTGCTATAATACCCATTAATGCTATGCTATGCCAGTGTAATTTTATATCACTCTATCTTCACCTAAtgcaatattaaaatattgtatctAGCATTACTGGATTGTAACTGTATTTTCTTGCAACTACTGATAATATTCTCATTGCAGCAATTTGCAAGTAATATTCCCTTCGGCGATTTTCGTATTGCAACGACGGTTGATATttctttaaaacaaatatatacatacgtaatgatgatgacattcgGTCTAATGACTGTAATCTATTGCAGAAATCGGCTGGTTGAGGTCGATGTTGCCTTCTCTGTTGCAATAATTATGGGAGTCGATACTGTGATGTttgagagataggagggagagagggagggggagggggagagggagagggagggggagggaaaagtagaggggggagagagggaaaggggaagagaaagaggaaggggaaatgaaagtgaaagtgaaagggaatgagagagagagagagagagagagagagagagagagagagagagagagagagagagagagagagagaacgcgcgagccatcaagagagagagagagagagagcaagagatcgAGAAGCataccccctctcacccctcccctcccgttccccttttccccaccaccGTCAACATATTAAATCACGGTTTCCCTCCACGCCAGGCCGCTTCGCTTCGCAGGTCAAAGCGGGAGAATGCGGGCGCTGTGTTTGAGGCAGTTCCGCCCAGGCCGCTGCGGTcgggaaaatattattatttgcaataaagCCTCGAGGCCCTTTTGATATTTTCAAGCGGACCCGGTACCCCGTGGGcctgaagggggaaggggggacagggagggagggaggggagggaggaagggaggaagggagggtgaataGTAGGGAGGGTTAAGGGTAAGGGGTAGGGAGGctgagggggtagggagagagagacgggattgGTGGGGCCCTAGCTTTGATATCAGCccgaggggtgtgtgtggggggagagggaggggggagggggaggagggggggaataagGCTCCAGCAATCATATTGaccttccaaaaaaataaaaaatgataaaataataaaataagaaggggggggggggggaaggtgcatTTAAGGCGACCGAACCAATTATCCTGAAAACGTTGTGGGTCGTTTCGATATCCCCGGCCGGCGCTGGGGTCGTTCGCGGATCGAAATGCGGATGGCTCTGGATTCACCCGGATTCATGGTTTATCTTCgtcttttatttctctcgttttttctccgaAATTCGcagtttaagggggggggaagaggaaattgaAAATGTTGATTTTGAAAGAAATAAGGGATCGTATTGGCAATTAACTGAttgctaataattatttatccacTGTGCTTATATGTTTGTATTCATTTAAGGTTTCATtagattgtttgtttgtctacaatttttttttaaactaactgACGGACATTGACGAATAAACCAATTTCAATctctatagaaatataaatctatttaattttctatCTCGACGTCGCCCAAAGTGGACGCTCAAGATATCGAAAATTAACGACATTGACCTTAGCGCCGAAAGGAA
The genomic region above belongs to Penaeus monodon isolate SGIC_2016 chromosome 16, NSTDA_Pmon_1, whole genome shotgun sequence and contains:
- the LOC119582899 gene encoding pollen-specific leucine-rich repeat extensin-like protein 2 (The sequence of the model RefSeq protein was modified relative to this genomic sequence to represent the inferred CDS: added 307 bases not found in genome assembly), with the protein product MTDMPKTSTLEYKAGLHSPSLHSPVKSDPQKAMEGYNVPFGGGLPAPVLPVRNNLRRPGPGRVGGSSSSAGRGGQGSPHCSWRCTAIIFITIAVVLGAILIYIAATSTLAWSPHGGCAVLVDDASVINDDSHLGQAASRGNPQRRHRGHRGRQGASQWRPHGPALVYEVLGEMPWPPEDPPGSPSPSRPLQSRRMRRSVSHDELESQPSPPPPSMDLDSPPPLAPSSPSSPPPPSSSSSSAPPSPSPVLTPGNQPHSTTLTHSLPDASPPADSPPSSTNFRDSHESPTFADSNPDVSPSLPSPDSPPDSPSHTDFPPSDREANRHEEAPTSSAASSSSSSLSSPLHVPLAPPDPLTPSMAGGGRGRGAKENKQEMIACNPRDLREGPRSSFRTQSPD
- the LOC119582898 gene encoding proteoglycan 4-like (The sequence of the model RefSeq protein was modified relative to this genomic sequence to represent the inferred CDS: added 31 bases not found in genome assembly), giving the protein MVSLEDYPADGPLVGGDEEEDVAYVIEGDGDEAANKTDGEKDGVVEAQPDYIYDHKPEDDYENIVEYEQEKREEENGTLSESSEAPATGIPLAYEAIPSALLATAAEKKAPGDRLPVPLDDFDPADIVVEGDAMAGDDLLDRMVGDDSFAAYDLMDRMVGDDPSVYAANGKPKRKLFRSWMAAFPTLEPPAGGAEGADEKDGEGKQAPTAPAPALTSTAEPVIGKSLIWRRPMAPSVDTWFSRYGRSSAASRDADANDPASGDFEDELQMRITRRSGGRGSVQWTSFDPRDPNGGPIPQSDPSHFPSKILESLGVTQRTRDSRNPEPKLAKELFPHIFEYDLDDHDDYYYDEPVYYYDDATEHDKRYRKAKDRNLDDANDEDDSADVILDDDLGEARPGYRDPKSIVTLRPAPVRSQLRPTGAPVSATQYPPGLRVMSLTKEEFHVALPEPRVETLRDGRHEVVEIEVVPLSSRDAPRSASPSFNSGPDYSQAHHTRYQTTTTTTTTTTTPTTTTTTTTTTPPPPPPPPPTRPPTESPPPTKPPAKFLPTRPAPEPRQVQFAVAADSASVPRSKQGNIPKFLIHKTEEQYDYLRSAGVVHYHPLTSAPLDAAAAHRPPPVVMTSDQPYAEAEPDRRNYYRDEADDLPKAGAAAGGAHSPAAHSPAAHSPAAAHRAWSPQPSQSEASRAEEQPASHDAAHDPSPILPAAHELLSDIEVIPRGRSLQAAAEAEQRALRSAQHHDASVPEVSPALHAFPPPARNSKRVTVNVTIATEDETKAEAGPSGSSKPLYVLSVSVPTSSQDQKADINIVKPDNQEQIATLTVNVRGNTTYDDSRQHETRPEAFQAGVPERLVSPSGRAGQCQCPCPCSPASNSIPIPASFLANAGNKIQDHTQYRKDPTHPHDSRP